A single genomic interval of Noviherbaspirillum cavernae harbors:
- a CDS encoding aspartate kinase → MALIVHKYGGTSMGSTERIKNVAKRVAKWHDAGHQIVVVPSAMSGETNRLIGLAKEIMPQPDPRELDMLASTGEQVSVALLSMALQSIGKQAVSYAGWQVPIKTDSAFTKARIQSIDDVKVRKDLDAGKIVIITGFQGVDDDNNITTLGRGGSDTSAVAVAAALKAAECLIYTDVDGVYTTDPRVVSEARRLKTVTFEEMLELASLGSKVLQIRSVEFAGNYKMPTRVLSSLTDPLMSLEEEANSGTLISFEEDTHMEQAVISGIAFNRDEAKITVLGVPDRPGIAYQILGPISDANVEVDMIIQNQSVEGKTDFSFTVARGEYAKAMDVLNKSVKEHIGAASIIGDAKVSKVSVVGVGMRSHVGIASQMFRTLSEEGINIQLISTSEIKISVLIDEKYMELAVRALHKAFDLEKA, encoded by the coding sequence ATGGCTTTAATCGTCCACAAATATGGCGGCACATCGATGGGCTCGACCGAGCGCATCAAGAATGTCGCGAAGCGCGTCGCCAAATGGCATGACGCTGGTCACCAAATCGTCGTGGTTCCGTCCGCCATGTCCGGCGAGACAAATCGTCTGATCGGACTTGCCAAGGAAATCATGCCGCAGCCGGATCCGCGCGAACTCGACATGCTGGCCTCCACCGGTGAACAGGTGTCGGTTGCGCTGCTGTCGATGGCATTGCAATCAATCGGCAAACAGGCGGTGTCGTACGCCGGTTGGCAAGTCCCCATCAAAACCGATTCCGCATTCACCAAGGCGCGCATTCAATCGATCGATGACGTCAAGGTGCGCAAGGATCTCGATGCGGGAAAGATCGTCATCATCACCGGTTTCCAAGGCGTGGACGACGATAACAACATTACGACGCTGGGCCGCGGCGGCTCGGATACATCGGCAGTTGCGGTTGCCGCCGCATTGAAAGCGGCAGAGTGCCTGATCTATACCGACGTCGATGGTGTTTACACTACCGACCCGCGCGTCGTATCGGAAGCACGCCGTCTGAAGACGGTCACGTTTGAAGAAATGCTCGAGCTTGCATCGCTTGGTTCGAAAGTGCTGCAGATTCGCTCCGTCGAATTCGCGGGCAACTACAAGATGCCGACGCGCGTGCTGTCGTCGCTGACCGATCCGCTGATGTCGCTGGAAGAAGAAGCCAATTCGGGCACCCTGATTTCGTTTGAGGAAGATACACACATGGAACAAGCCGTCATTTCCGGTATCGCGTTCAATCGCGACGAGGCGAAAATTACCGTACTGGGCGTGCCTGATCGTCCGGGCATCGCTTATCAGATTCTTGGCCCGATCTCTGATGCCAACGTCGAAGTGGACATGATCATCCAGAATCAATCGGTCGAAGGGAAAACAGACTTCTCTTTCACTGTCGCACGAGGCGAATATGCGAAGGCAATGGACGTGCTGAACAAGAGCGTCAAGGAGCATATCGGAGCCGCCAGTATCATCGGCGATGCCAAGGTGTCGAAAGTGTCGGTGGTTGGCGTGGGCATGCGCAGCCATGTCGGTATTGCATCGCAAATGTTCCGCACTTTGTCGGAAGAGGGCATCAACATTCAATTGATTTCCACATCCGAGATCAAGATTTCTGTCTTGATCGATGAAAAGTACATGGAACTTGCTGTGCGCGCGCTGCACAAGGCGTTCGACCTCGAAAAAGCTTGA
- a CDS encoding chemotaxis protein CheW: MQNNVTALADHSDRDIAGREFLAFTLGKEEYGIDILKVQEIRGYETVTRIANSPDFIKGVVNLRGIIVPIVDMRIKFNLGEPTYDQFTVVIILNIGGRVVGMVVDSVSDVTTLLPEQIKPAPEMGTALNTDYLIGLGTIEQRMLILVNIDQLMSSAEMGLIEALAA; this comes from the coding sequence ATGCAAAACAACGTCACTGCACTCGCAGATCACTCCGACCGCGATATCGCGGGACGCGAGTTTCTTGCCTTCACGCTGGGCAAGGAAGAGTACGGTATCGACATTCTCAAGGTGCAGGAAATCCGCGGTTACGAAACCGTCACCCGCATCGCCAACTCGCCCGATTTCATCAAGGGCGTGGTGAACCTGCGCGGCATCATCGTGCCGATCGTGGACATGCGGATCAAGTTCAATCTCGGCGAGCCGACCTACGACCAGTTCACGGTCGTCATCATCCTCAACATCGGCGGTCGTGTCGTCGGCATGGTGGTGGACAGCGTGTCGGACGTCACGACGCTGTTGCCCGAACAGATCAAGCCGGCACCTGAAATGGGCACGGCGCTGAATACCGACTACCTGATCGGCCTGGGTACGATCGAGCAGCGCATGCTCATCCTAGTCAACATCGACCAACTGATGTCCAGCGCCGAAATGGGCCTGATCGAAGCACTCGCAGCATAA
- a CDS encoding chemotaxis protein, translating to MTENALPGSQVKRLLSNLSEHSTQHLTEAETDLVQTGILLGEAIEKLGTSFMAIHDAITAQQQAVDMLLSGAEPTLEITELIKAKQQEIGQHVNAAVTGLQFQDMTNQLIGRAVRRVTGLRDVLEQIGAGSAGVSAEGGTEQINMTLNDINRALEEQSLKLESELWKAVCQTHMESGDIELF from the coding sequence ATGACAGAAAATGCATTGCCAGGCTCTCAGGTGAAACGCCTGCTATCCAACTTGTCGGAGCACAGCACGCAGCATTTGACCGAGGCAGAGACCGATCTGGTACAGACTGGCATTCTGCTTGGCGAAGCCATCGAGAAGCTCGGTACAAGTTTCATGGCGATTCACGATGCCATCACGGCGCAGCAGCAGGCAGTCGACATGCTACTGTCCGGCGCAGAGCCCACCTTGGAAATCACCGAACTCATCAAGGCGAAACAGCAGGAGATCGGTCAGCATGTGAATGCGGCAGTGACCGGCTTGCAGTTTCAGGACATGACCAACCAATTGATCGGCAGGGCGGTCCGGCGTGTCACCGGCTTGCGCGATGTGCTGGAGCAGATAGGTGCCGGCAGTGCCGGCGTGTCGGCCGAGGGCGGCACGGAACAGATCAACATGACACTGAACGATATCAACAGAGCATTGGAAGAGCAAAGCCTGAAGCTCGAAAGCGAGTTGTGGAAAGCGGTTTGCCAGACTCATATGGAAAGCGGCGATATCGAACTGTTTTAA
- a CDS encoding class I SAM-dependent methyltransferase encodes MNGVRSGTGVSHDSSLLNKPAVQAALIQAASFAVVVAIAYALPLLSAAPLTIVGAALLQGAFAALISRLLKLAPWWLPIQAVFPIALVAMLSVRLPPEIFLVAFVALLGLYWTTFRTQVPFYPSGPKTWDAVLDILPADRPIRFIDVGSGLGGLVLRLAEARTDSVFVGIELAPLPWLASLLRKWIRRSAAHFTRGDYGRLDFAAYDVVFAYLSPAAMPALWQKAHAEMRTGTLLLSYEFDVPASEPHFVHVPVDGGPALYGWHM; translated from the coding sequence ATGAACGGCGTGCGCTCGGGCACGGGCGTATCGCACGATAGCTCGCTGTTGAACAAGCCTGCGGTACAGGCGGCACTGATTCAGGCTGCGTCGTTTGCGGTCGTCGTGGCGATTGCCTATGCGCTGCCTTTGCTGTCTGCGGCACCGCTGACGATCGTCGGCGCGGCTCTGCTGCAGGGGGCATTCGCAGCGCTGATCTCGCGCTTGCTCAAGTTGGCGCCGTGGTGGCTGCCGATTCAAGCCGTGTTTCCGATCGCGTTGGTCGCGATGCTGTCGGTGCGGCTTCCCCCCGAAATATTCCTCGTTGCGTTCGTCGCACTGCTTGGGTTGTACTGGACCACGTTCCGAACCCAGGTGCCGTTCTATCCATCCGGACCGAAGACCTGGGATGCCGTGCTCGACATTTTGCCGGCCGATCGGCCGATTCGATTCATTGATGTCGGCAGCGGATTGGGCGGGCTGGTGCTGCGTCTTGCGGAAGCGCGGACGGATAGCGTATTCGTCGGCATCGAGCTGGCACCGCTGCCATGGCTTGCCAGTTTGCTGCGCAAATGGATACGCCGCAGCGCGGCGCATTTCACGCGGGGCGATTACGGCCGACTCGATTTTGCGGCATACGATGTCGTGTTTGCCTATCTGTCGCCGGCAGCCATGCCGGCGCTGTGGCAGAAGGCGCACGCGGAAATGCGGACAGGCACGCTCTTGCTCAGTTACGAGTTCGACGTGCCGGCGAGCGAGCCGCATTTCGTTCACGTGCCGGTTGACGGCGGCCCGGCCCTTTACGGCTGGCATATGTAG
- a CDS encoding response regulator codes for MAKSILAVDDSGSLRQMVVFSLRAAGYQVTEAVDGQDGLDKAKTQVFDLVLTDQNMPRMDGLMLIRSLRQLPTYQKVPILMLTTESSDEMKAKGRAAGANGWLVKPFDPNRLTEVVKKVIG; via the coding sequence ATGGCGAAATCAATTCTGGCTGTAGACGACTCAGGTTCATTGCGGCAAATGGTGGTGTTCAGTCTGCGAGCAGCTGGCTACCAGGTCACCGAGGCGGTGGATGGACAGGACGGTCTCGACAAGGCAAAGACCCAGGTGTTCGACCTGGTATTGACGGATCAGAACATGCCACGGATGGACGGGCTGATGCTGATCCGGTCCTTGCGCCAGCTGCCGACATATCAGAAAGTGCCGATTCTCATGCTGACCACCGAGTCCAGCGATGAAATGAAGGCGAAGGGCAGGGCTGCCGGTGCTAACGGCTGGCTGGTCAAGCCGTTCGACCCGAATCGCCTCACCGAGGTGGTGAAAAAAGTCATTGGCTGA
- a CDS encoding DUF2239 family protein: MENHRGTCTAFIGTRRIVSGDLSAVAKQVKTLVSDEEQAAVMIFDDTTCNRIEVDFRGTTDDVLNRLTRIATNASVDSSTPVETAARPSRGRPKLGVVAREVTLLPRHWDWLSTQEGGASVALRKLVEQASRANADQDQMRQSREATYRFMSAMAGNYAGFEEATRALFANAPERFNAQIEQWPDDIRIHVQMLSRGAFSV, encoded by the coding sequence ATGGAAAACCACCGGGGAACATGTACCGCTTTTATCGGCACAAGGCGGATCGTTTCCGGCGACCTCTCCGCAGTGGCGAAACAGGTGAAAACGCTCGTGAGTGATGAGGAGCAGGCGGCCGTAATGATTTTCGACGACACCACCTGCAACCGGATCGAGGTCGATTTTCGAGGCACAACGGACGATGTGCTGAACCGCCTCACTCGCATCGCCACCAATGCCTCAGTCGACAGCAGCACTCCCGTCGAAACGGCAGCACGTCCCTCCAGAGGACGTCCGAAACTTGGCGTTGTCGCTCGTGAGGTCACGTTGCTACCGCGTCACTGGGACTGGTTAAGCACTCAGGAAGGCGGTGCGTCCGTGGCATTACGCAAACTTGTGGAGCAGGCCAGCCGCGCCAATGCCGACCAAGACCAAATGCGTCAGTCGCGCGAAGCGACATACCGCTTCATGTCCGCCATGGCAGGCAACTACGCCGGCTTCGAAGAAGCAACGCGCGCATTGTTCGCCAACGCCCCCGAACGTTTCAACGCACAGATCGAACAATGGCCCGACGACATTCGCATCCATGTACAAATGCTTTCGCGTGGAGCATTTTCGGTCTGA
- the tilS gene encoding tRNA lysidine(34) synthetase TilS produces MIDAFECALGEIQTRVCVSGERANVRDVSHSSDEAKIAGVPAIAIAYSGGLDSSVLLALMQRYAARRAIRLFAFHIHHGISPNADLWLAHCQRECERLGIAFEARRIAITGREQSGLEEAARISRYAALGELCRVHNVPLLLTAHHQDDQAETVLLQLLRGSGVAGLAGMEEVNAAPDLLGSADLLMARPLLAASRAELESYAASEGVAYVEDESNADTRYARNALRHRVMPALAEFFPGFPGRIARAAQHAQSAQRLLNELAAQDLDRCVHGECLDIPRLRQLSEDRIDNVLRHWFALRDVRMPATSWLAELRLQLFGARADAQLCVTHMDCHVRRHRDRIFLVPRRDDDARQALPATFRWNGEACIAFAEFHGHLCFEEADEGIDPNWLRQQNLMLRHRSGGERLKPALNRSTRSLKQHYQALDIPSWQREQLPLLTAGGDLLFAAGIGMDCLHFSMAPGPKIRFHWQSDKV; encoded by the coding sequence TTGATCGACGCATTTGAATGCGCGTTGGGGGAAATCCAAACGCGCGTTTGTGTTTCTGGCGAGAGGGCCAATGTTCGGGATGTATCGCATTCATCGGACGAGGCAAAGATCGCCGGTGTGCCGGCCATTGCAATAGCGTATAGCGGCGGACTCGATTCATCAGTGCTGCTCGCGCTGATGCAGCGTTATGCCGCCAGACGAGCAATCCGGCTATTCGCGTTCCATATTCATCACGGCATCAGTCCGAATGCGGATCTCTGGCTGGCTCATTGTCAACGTGAATGCGAGCGGCTTGGCATTGCCTTTGAGGCGCGCCGCATTGCGATCACAGGGAGAGAGCAAAGCGGTCTGGAAGAGGCGGCGCGCATCAGCCGCTATGCTGCGCTGGGGGAGCTATGCAGGGTGCACAATGTACCGCTGCTGCTGACTGCACATCATCAGGATGATCAGGCGGAAACCGTATTGCTGCAATTGTTGCGTGGCTCGGGGGTGGCTGGGTTGGCGGGGATGGAGGAGGTAAATGCTGCGCCGGACCTGCTGGGTTCTGCCGATCTGCTGATGGCGCGCCCTCTTTTGGCGGCATCACGTGCGGAGCTGGAAAGCTATGCTGCCAGTGAAGGAGTTGCCTATGTCGAGGATGAATCCAATGCGGATACGCGGTATGCACGCAACGCGTTGCGTCATCGGGTGATGCCGGCGCTCGCGGAATTCTTTCCGGGATTCCCGGGGCGTATTGCGCGGGCTGCGCAACATGCACAATCGGCGCAGCGTCTGCTGAATGAACTGGCCGCACAGGATCTTGATCGATGCGTGCATGGTGAATGCCTGGATATTCCCCGCCTCAGGCAGTTGAGCGAGGACCGGATCGACAATGTGCTGCGCCATTGGTTTGCCTTGCGCGATGTGCGCATGCCAGCAACCTCATGGCTGGCTGAGTTGCGTCTGCAATTGTTCGGCGCCCGGGCGGATGCGCAGCTGTGCGTGACGCATATGGATTGTCACGTCCGGCGCCATCGCGATCGAATCTTCCTTGTTCCCAGGCGCGATGACGACGCCCGGCAAGCCTTGCCGGCAACGTTCCGCTGGAATGGAGAAGCGTGCATTGCCTTTGCGGAGTTTCACGGCCATCTGTGCTTCGAAGAAGCAGACGAGGGCATTGATCCGAATTGGCTGCGTCAGCAGAACTTGATGCTTCGCCATCGGAGCGGAGGAGAGCGATTGAAACCCGCACTCAATCGCTCGACGAGGAGTTTGAAACAGCATTACCAAGCCTTGGACATACCCTCCTGGCAGCGCGAACAACTTCCATTGCTGACGGCCGGAGGCGACTTGCTGTTTGCTGCCGGTATCGGCATGGATTGCCTGCATTTCAGCATGGCGCCTGGGCCGAAGATACGTTTCCATTGGCAGTCTGACAAAGTGTAG
- the motB gene encoding flagellar motor protein MotB — translation MAEEGQRPIVVKKIKKGGGHHGGAWKIAYADFVTAMMAFFLLMWLLGSTAKGDLQGIAEYFKTPLKVAMAGGSGSGDSSSVLQGGGRDLTRKDGQLQNGEEASPRRVNMPTAASMQAAQAELERMELARLKALKQRIEEAIEARPALKQFRKQLLLDITTEGLRIQIVDEQNRPMFALAKAELQPYTREILLEIGHFLNDMPNRISLSGHTDATPYASGEKYYSNWELSADRANASRRALVAGGMDEVKLLRVVGLSSAVLFDKEDPFNPVNRRISIIVMNKKAEESALKDGGTIEVTSGAQVRQELGSASAR, via the coding sequence ATGGCAGAGGAAGGGCAGCGGCCCATCGTCGTAAAGAAAATAAAGAAGGGCGGCGGCCATCACGGCGGCGCCTGGAAGATCGCCTACGCCGATTTCGTCACGGCGATGATGGCGTTCTTCCTGTTGATGTGGCTGCTGGGTTCGACGGCAAAAGGAGATCTGCAGGGGATTGCAGAGTACTTCAAGACCCCGCTCAAGGTCGCCATGGCAGGCGGCAGCGGAAGCGGTGACAGCTCAAGCGTGCTGCAGGGCGGCGGCAGGGACCTGACGCGCAAGGACGGTCAGCTCCAGAATGGGGAAGAGGCTTCGCCGAGGAGGGTCAATATGCCGACGGCGGCCAGCATGCAGGCTGCGCAAGCGGAACTGGAGCGGATGGAATTGGCCCGCCTGAAAGCCTTGAAGCAGCGCATCGAGGAGGCTATCGAAGCGCGCCCGGCGCTGAAGCAGTTCAGGAAGCAGCTCCTTCTCGACATCACCACCGAGGGACTGCGCATTCAGATCGTGGACGAACAGAACAGGCCCATGTTCGCGCTGGCCAAGGCCGAGCTTCAGCCCTATACCAGGGAAATCCTGCTTGAGATAGGCCACTTCCTGAACGATATGCCGAACAGGATCAGTCTGTCCGGCCACACCGATGCCACCCCTTACGCCAGCGGCGAAAAGTACTACAGCAACTGGGAGCTTTCGGCCGACCGCGCGAACGCATCGCGCAGGGCGCTGGTGGCGGGCGGCATGGATGAGGTCAAGTTGTTGCGGGTGGTCGGATTGTCGTCGGCGGTGCTGTTCGACAAGGAAGATCCCTTTAATCCTGTCAACCGCCGTATTAGTATTATTGTCATGAACAAGAAAGCGGAGGAATCCGCACTCAAGGACGGCGGAACCATCGAGGTTACGAGCGGAGCGCAAGTCAGACAGGAACTTGGCAGTGCGAGCGCGCGATAG
- the flhC gene encoding flagellar transcriptional regulator FlhC produces MTKKSVVTEVQEIQLAIELINLGARLQLLESETSLSRERLLKLYKELKGVSPPKGMLPFSTDWFITWQPNIHSSLFINIHKYLVEHARISGIGAVMKAYKLYLEQVGPDASGEQVLSLTRAWTLVRFFESKMLTTACCSKCKGEFVVHKLDLHNHYTCGLCHMPSRAGKTKKAKEEAASIAAEVAA; encoded by the coding sequence ATGACTAAGAAGAGCGTGGTCACGGAAGTCCAGGAAATTCAGTTGGCCATCGAGCTGATCAACCTCGGCGCACGCTTGCAGCTGCTGGAATCGGAAACGTCGTTGTCGCGCGAGCGCCTGCTGAAGCTGTACAAGGAGCTCAAGGGCGTTTCGCCGCCGAAGGGCATGCTGCCGTTCTCCACCGATTGGTTCATCACCTGGCAGCCGAATATCCATTCGTCCCTGTTCATCAACATCCACAAGTATCTGGTCGAGCATGCCCGCATTTCCGGCATCGGGGCCGTGATGAAGGCGTACAAGCTCTATCTGGAGCAGGTCGGACCGGACGCCAGCGGGGAGCAGGTTCTTTCGCTGACACGGGCGTGGACGCTGGTGCGATTTTTCGAAAGCAAGATGCTCACGACAGCCTGCTGCAGCAAGTGCAAGGGCGAGTTCGTGGTGCACAAGCTGGACCTGCACAACCATTACACCTGCGGCTTGTGCCACATGCCTTCACGCGCCGGGAAGACAAAGAAGGCGAAGGAAGAGGCTGCGTCCATCGCGGCGGAAGTCGCTGCTTGA
- the motA gene encoding flagellar motor stator protein MotA: protein MLVIVGYIIVVASVFGGFAMSGGHLAALFQPLELLMIGGAAVGAFLVGNSVKAIKATFKVLPSLLKGSKYTKDLYMELMTLLFEILTKVRKEGLMSIEGDIEMPEESPIFSKYPSVLADHHIVEFITDYLRLMVSGNMDAFQIENLMDNEIETHHAEGEVPVHCISKVGDALPAFGIVAAVMGVVHTMESVGLPPAELGILIAHALVGTFLGILLAYGFVGPLATALEQKLHESSKMFQCVKVTLLASLNGYAPALAVEFGRKVLFSTERPSFVELEEHIKQSKSK from the coding sequence TTGTTAGTCATCGTTGGATACATCATTGTTGTCGCTTCCGTCTTTGGCGGTTTTGCAATGTCGGGCGGACATCTGGCCGCGCTTTTCCAGCCGCTCGAACTGTTGATGATCGGCGGCGCGGCTGTAGGTGCGTTCCTGGTAGGGAACAGCGTCAAGGCGATCAAGGCGACGTTCAAGGTATTGCCGAGCCTGCTCAAGGGCTCCAAGTACACGAAGGATCTGTACATGGAGCTGATGACGCTGCTGTTCGAGATTCTCACCAAGGTGCGCAAGGAAGGACTGATGTCCATCGAGGGCGACATCGAGATGCCGGAGGAAAGCCCGATCTTCAGCAAGTATCCGAGCGTCCTGGCCGATCACCACATTGTCGAGTTCATCACCGACTACTTGCGGCTCATGGTGTCGGGGAATATGGACGCGTTCCAGATCGAAAACCTGATGGACAACGAGATCGAAACGCATCATGCCGAAGGCGAAGTGCCGGTGCATTGCATTTCCAAGGTCGGCGATGCATTACCGGCGTTCGGTATCGTGGCGGCAGTGATGGGGGTGGTCCATACGATGGAATCGGTCGGATTGCCGCCGGCGGAACTGGGGATATTGATCGCACATGCGCTGGTCGGCACCTTCCTTGGCATTCTGCTGGCGTACGGATTCGTCGGTCCGCTCGCTACTGCACTTGAGCAGAAACTGCATGAGTCATCAAAGATGTTCCAGTGCGTGAAAGTGACCTTGCTGGCGAGTCTGAACGGTTATGCACCGGCGCTTGCCGTTGAATTCGGTCGCAAGGTCCTGTTCTCGACGGAGCGCCCGTCGTTCGTCGAACTGGAAGAACACATCAAGCAGTCCAAGTCGAAGTAA
- the flhD gene encoding flagellar transcriptional regulator FlhD has protein sequence MNTNDMMAEIRDANLSYLMLAQQMIRSDKATAIFRLGISGEIADLIEGLNNAQILKLAGTNMMLARFRFDDRAILGMLTNYNKDRELAQSHAAILMACQSVEEIS, from the coding sequence ATGAACACGAACGACATGATGGCCGAAATTCGTGACGCCAATTTGAGCTACCTGATGCTTGCTCAACAGATGATCCGTTCCGACAAGGCCACGGCGATCTTCCGTCTCGGAATCAGCGGCGAGATTGCCGACCTGATCGAAGGTCTCAATAATGCGCAGATTCTCAAACTCGCCGGTACCAACATGATGCTGGCGCGCTTCCGCTTCGACGATCGTGCAATCCTGGGCATGCTGACCAACTACAACAAGGATCGTGAACTGGCGCAGTCGCATGCGGCGATCCTGATGGCTTGCCAATCCGTTGAAGAAATCTCGTAA
- the cheA gene encoding chemotaxis protein CheA encodes MTIDMSQFFQVFFDEAEELLAEMEKLLLAVDIAAPDEEDLNAIFRAAHSIKGGAGTFGLNDLTEVTHVLESLLDKIRKGEMALTAEHVDAFLVAKDILKMQLDGHRLHTPVDQDAVGDARMMLQSLSQGDVSHAPPAASLEIAAGRPHAAPMPAPGSARQFRIELPEVQARDVDALAAELGLLGSITRTPIENNRTAFTLITGESESDIVAICSFILDPDDLKITEEAVQLPQGEAAAGIAGQENAQGYGFFEPVETIRARSDAASKAAQEERQGYGFFEPFDTPAMKEAREAAAKAEQAAASGAADATHEHVEASASDKKAAARRDTERAASTQESSSIRVGIEKVDQLINLVGELVITQAMIEQRSSGLDPMLHERLLNSVNQLTRNTRDLQEAVMSIRMMPMDYVFSRFPRMVRDLAHKLGKRIEFVTHGAATELDKGLIERIVDPLTHLVRNSIDHGIEMPEARRAAGKGETGKLSLSAAHQGGNIVIEVTDDGGGLNREKILAKAMQQGLAVSDAMPDADVWPLIFAPGFSTAEAVTDVSGRGVGMDVVKRNITAMGGVVDIRSARGFGTTISISLPLTLAILDGMSIKVGEEIYILPLGYVVESLQPAPVDIKDISGQGRVVKVRGEYLTLIPLHQMFDIEPVFTDPSQGIVIILESEGRKAALFVDDLVGQQQVVVKNLESNYRKVAGISGATILGDGGVSLIIDVAALLRSSRQLNDAPIFS; translated from the coding sequence ATGACCATTGACATGAGCCAGTTCTTTCAGGTGTTCTTTGACGAGGCCGAAGAGCTCCTCGCGGAGATGGAAAAACTGCTTCTTGCCGTCGATATCGCCGCGCCGGACGAAGAGGACCTCAACGCGATCTTTCGCGCCGCGCATTCCATCAAGGGTGGCGCGGGAACGTTCGGTCTGAACGACCTGACGGAAGTCACGCATGTGCTGGAGTCGCTGCTGGACAAGATTCGCAAGGGCGAAATGGCGCTGACGGCGGAGCACGTCGATGCATTTCTCGTGGCCAAGGATATTCTCAAGATGCAGTTGGACGGGCATCGCTTGCACACGCCCGTTGACCAGGATGCGGTGGGTGATGCCCGCATGATGCTGCAATCGCTTTCGCAGGGCGACGTGTCGCACGCTCCGCCGGCTGCTTCGCTGGAGATCGCCGCCGGCCGTCCGCATGCAGCGCCAATGCCGGCACCGGGCAGCGCCCGGCAATTCCGCATCGAACTGCCCGAAGTGCAGGCGCGCGACGTCGATGCGCTCGCCGCCGAACTGGGACTGTTGGGGTCGATCACCAGAACGCCGATTGAAAACAACCGTACCGCATTCACTCTCATCACGGGAGAGAGTGAGAGCGATATCGTGGCGATCTGCTCCTTCATCCTCGACCCGGACGACTTGAAGATTACCGAAGAGGCGGTGCAGCTTCCGCAGGGAGAGGCCGCAGCAGGGATTGCCGGTCAGGAAAACGCGCAGGGCTACGGATTCTTCGAGCCTGTCGAGACGATAAGAGCGCGGTCCGATGCCGCCAGCAAGGCGGCGCAGGAGGAAAGGCAGGGCTACGGATTCTTCGAGCCGTTCGATACTCCCGCGATGAAGGAAGCGCGAGAGGCGGCGGCGAAAGCCGAGCAGGCGGCAGCCAGCGGTGCAGCAGATGCGACACATGAACATGTCGAGGCATCGGCAAGCGACAAGAAAGCGGCGGCCAGGCGTGACACAGAGCGGGCCGCAAGCACGCAGGAGTCATCATCAATTCGCGTCGGCATCGAGAAGGTGGATCAGCTGATCAATCTCGTCGGCGAACTCGTGATTACGCAGGCGATGATCGAGCAGCGTTCCAGCGGACTCGATCCGATGCTGCATGAGCGACTGTTGAACAGTGTCAACCAGCTCACGCGCAACACGCGCGATCTGCAGGAAGCGGTGATGTCCATCCGCATGATGCCGATGGACTACGTGTTTTCGCGCTTCCCGCGCATGGTGCGCGATCTGGCACACAAGCTGGGCAAGCGGATCGAGTTCGTGACCCATGGCGCGGCGACCGAACTGGACAAGGGACTGATCGAACGTATCGTCGATCCCTTGACCCACCTGGTGCGCAACAGCATCGACCATGGCATTGAAATGCCCGAGGCACGCAGGGCCGCGGGCAAGGGCGAGACGGGCAAACTGTCTCTCTCCGCCGCGCATCAGGGCGGCAATATCGTCATCGAGGTGACCGACGACGGCGGCGGCTTGAACCGCGAGAAGATTCTGGCAAAGGCGATGCAGCAAGGGCTCGCCGTGTCCGACGCGATGCCGGATGCCGATGTGTGGCCGCTGATTTTTGCGCCCGGCTTTTCCACGGCGGAAGCAGTGACCGACGTTTCCGGGCGCGGCGTCGGGATGGATGTCGTCAAGCGCAACATCACGGCGATGGGCGGCGTGGTCGATATCCGTTCGGCCAGAGGGTTCGGCACCACCATCTCGATTTCATTGCCATTGACACTGGCGATCCTGGACGGGATGTCGATCAAGGTAGGAGAGGAGATTTACATCCTGCCGCTGGGCTATGTGGTCGAATCGCTTCAACCTGCGCCTGTCGACATCAAGGACATCAGCGGACAGGGTCGGGTGGTGAAGGTGCGCGGGGAATATCTGACCCTTATTCCCTTGCATCAGATGTTTGACATCGAACCGGTTTTCACCGATCCGTCGCAAGGCATCGTGATCATTCTGGAGTCGGAAGGCAGGAAGGCCGCGCTATTCGTCGACGATCTGGTCGGGCAGCAGCAGGTCGTGGTGAAGAATCTCGAATCGAACTACCGCAAGGTGGCAGGCATTTCCGGCGCAACCATCCTCGGCGATGGCGGCGTTTCATTGATTATCGACGTCGCGGCGTTATTGCGATCGAGCCGTCAGTTGAACGATGCACCCATTTTTTCCTGA